The following coding sequences are from one Desulfosporosinus orientis DSM 765 window:
- a CDS encoding response regulator — protein sequence MRIIIMDDDQALRYTLSEIFTFAGWEPIAYPNGREGVQGFLSHGADIILVDYHMPEMDGLETVRFIRKQDPHIPILVLTVDERQKIADRFLDAGATDFALKPVKAPDLIARVQLHMRLLDMTKVVQAAPKLQEEVFVTKGISKATLSYIEGFLSDCHKPATVEEIAKELSLAVPTVYRYLTYLVQNGKVQSIPSYQKIGRPKNRYCWI from the coding sequence ATGAGAATAATTATTATGGATGATGATCAAGCTCTGCGTTATACCTTAAGTGAAATATTTACATTTGCCGGATGGGAGCCTATTGCCTATCCCAATGGCCGGGAGGGAGTTCAAGGTTTCCTTAGTCATGGAGCGGATATTATTCTGGTGGATTATCACATGCCGGAGATGGATGGCTTAGAAACCGTTCGTTTCATCAGAAAGCAAGATCCGCACATCCCTATCCTGGTACTCACTGTCGATGAAAGGCAGAAGATTGCCGATCGTTTTCTCGACGCAGGCGCCACTGATTTTGCCCTTAAACCTGTTAAGGCACCGGACTTAATAGCTCGTGTTCAATTGCATATGCGTTTATTAGATATGACGAAGGTTGTTCAAGCTGCACCCAAATTGCAGGAAGAAGTGTTTGTAACGAAAGGGATCAGTAAAGCAACCCTTTCCTATATAGAAGGATTTCTTTCAGATTGCCACAAGCCTGCTACAGTCGAGGAAATAGCCAAAGAATTATCCCTGGCAGTGCCCACGGTTTATCGATATCTCACCTATCTGGTCCAAAATGGTAAAGTACAGTCCATCCCTAGTTATCAAAAAATTGGCAGGCCCAAAAATCGTTATTGCTGGATCTAA
- a CDS encoding ABC transporter substrate-binding protein — translation MRKVKKIMALALSAALVVVSLAGCGSEANTENTAPKASDTLIYAQGSEPRGLDPALVDDGESAKVMSNIYEGLLKYNKDSTKVEPSLAKSWDVSPDGLTYTFHLQEGVKFQDGTDFNAEAVKFNIDRQLPPQVTEDMAYAPFVYGSVKDVEVVDTNTVKINLKAPSTPFLNNLAMIMAAPMISPKALKDNNNNVNQAPVGTGPYKFVKWEKDQNIVLVRNDDYWGTKANIKNVIFKFIKDNSARVVALNNGEADIIDGIDSTVVKQITDAGNKIFQAPGMNINYMAYNTSRKPFNDQKVRVAVSQAINVPELVESLYQGYSEPATSILPSFMEGYDKSISQVAYDPTAAAKTLKDAGITSLHMITYTNPRPYNAATGQSLAEAIQGYLSKVGVQVTIDSFDWTTYKQKLKAGDYDLAFYGWIGDNGDPDNFLYLLSVDDPTMNIALYKNDEFNSLIAKGLTTPAGDDRNAIYTQLEKIAADDAAWLPISHAQTLCAYQPNVENFYFHMTGITPFAGVVKK, via the coding sequence ATGAGAAAAGTGAAAAAAATCATGGCTCTTGCACTGTCTGCAGCTCTTGTCGTTGTTTCCTTAGCAGGCTGCGGCAGCGAAGCCAACACAGAAAACACCGCACCAAAAGCCAGTGACACTCTGATTTATGCCCAAGGTTCAGAACCTAGAGGATTAGATCCGGCACTGGTTGATGACGGTGAGTCTGCCAAAGTCATGAGCAATATTTATGAAGGACTGTTGAAGTACAACAAAGATTCAACGAAAGTTGAGCCTTCTTTGGCTAAAAGCTGGGATGTAAGCCCTGACGGACTCACCTATACTTTCCATCTTCAAGAGGGTGTTAAATTCCAGGACGGCACTGACTTTAATGCTGAGGCCGTGAAGTTTAACATCGATCGTCAGCTGCCTCCGCAAGTGACGGAAGATATGGCCTATGCTCCATTCGTTTACGGGTCTGTAAAAGATGTTGAGGTTGTTGACACAAACACTGTTAAAATTAATTTAAAAGCTCCCAGCACTCCGTTCCTTAACAACTTAGCCATGATTATGGCAGCACCCATGATTAGTCCTAAGGCTTTAAAAGATAACAACAACAATGTTAACCAAGCCCCTGTGGGTACCGGTCCATACAAATTTGTAAAATGGGAAAAGGATCAAAACATTGTTTTAGTTCGCAATGATGACTACTGGGGCACCAAAGCCAACATCAAAAATGTTATCTTTAAGTTTATCAAAGACAACTCAGCTCGTGTAGTTGCCCTGAACAATGGTGAAGCCGATATTATCGACGGTATTGACTCTACCGTTGTCAAACAAATCACCGATGCCGGCAACAAGATCTTCCAAGCTCCGGGTATGAATATTAACTACATGGCTTATAATACTTCCAGAAAACCATTCAATGATCAAAAAGTTCGTGTAGCCGTTTCTCAGGCTATCAATGTTCCGGAACTGGTAGAAAGCCTCTATCAAGGTTATTCCGAGCCTGCTACCTCTATCCTGCCTAGCTTCATGGAAGGTTACGACAAGAGTATTTCCCAAGTAGCCTACGATCCCACCGCTGCAGCAAAAACTTTAAAAGATGCCGGAATCACTTCCTTGCACATGATCACCTATACCAACCCCAGACCCTATAATGCTGCTACCGGACAATCCTTGGCTGAAGCAATTCAAGGGTATCTTTCCAAAGTTGGAGTTCAAGTTACCATTGATTCCTTCGACTGGACGACCTATAAGCAAAAGTTAAAAGCCGGGGATTATGACTTGGCATTCTATGGCTGGATTGGGGATAATGGAGACCCGGATAACTTCTTATACCTTTTATCCGTTGATGATCCAACCATGAACATCGCCCTCTACAAAAATGATGAATTCAACAGCTTAATTGCTAAAGGTCTGACAACACCTGCAGGCGACGACCGCAATGCAATTTACACTCAATTGGAAAAAATTGCCGCCGACGATGCAGCATGGCTTCCGATCTCTCACGCTCAAACCCTTTGTGCTTATCAGCCAAATGTAGAAAACTTTTATTTCCATATGACGGGTATTACTCCTTTTGCTGGGGTAGTGAAGAAATAA